From Fusarium musae strain F31 chromosome 8, whole genome shotgun sequence:
CACCCAATGGTGTAGATTGACATGAAGATCATAATAGACAGAATTAACCATTTGTAGAATTTGGTAGACGCAATTCGAAGGAGGGCGCATCCGACGGACAATTTGACTATGCAGATTGCTATCAAGAAAATGGGCTGACTTATAAAGTTCAACTTCATTCCTATCATGTAGACATCTGGGTCAACATCGCCAATGTGCTTTCCACCGCCATAAGCAAGCTGTGCGAAGATTACACCTTGGCCTGCCCAGGATAATGCAATGGTAAATATCATGAAGGCATCCTAAGCGCAGACGGTTAGAAAGATCCAGGACCTGGCACAAAAGAACCAAGAGTAAAAAGGGGAGAAAATAAACGAGATGAGGCATTGACGCAACTTACATCCCAGCCAAGGTTGCGAATCATAAACAACCGCACGTAAACGCGAGCCAAAACAACAATAGTCGCCAATGTGATCACCAAGACCGTCGAAACAAGAATATTGACGGCTCCATTCTCGTCAGGATTCGAAGGGAGCTTAACCTGAGGATCCATGGTGGCCGAGGGAAGGATGTACAAAGACCCAAGAACTTGGGACGATGGAGAAGGGGCGggataataagaaaagaaacacgCATGCGAGAGGGGGCAGCCAGGGGGTTCTCTATCGATCCTTTACGTCGAGTGCACCACGTTTTCGGCAGGGTGTTTGACAAGCTAGAACACGAAATTTCCACTGACCAGGAAATCAAATCAAAGAGTATGCATACTGCCTCGGCTGCGAGTCCAAAAGAAGCCCTCTGTCATTGCTTTGACGCAGCTGAACCACCAAGTCTAATCAAAGATTCTACACATATTTCTGCTCTAGAGAAGACCCTTGCATTGCTACTGTGACTCCAACGTTCAGTTGTGTCATACGAGTTCCCCAACGGGGATTCTGACCCTGGCCGGAGGCAACTGGCCTTACCAGGATTGGATTGATACATCTGCAGGTCGTCTGGATAAAGGACTTATGAAACGCTCAGGTCTCGCTCTTGTTCTGCATTCAGGTTATAGCCGAGGCTAATAGAGAAGGTCGAGGTAATATCCGTAGCGACCAATGCGGTGCAGGTCTTGGCGGCCCACCTGACGAGGAGAGCGAGGTTATCTCGACCTGAGTACGGATACGGATACCTATACTATGTGTGTGATATGCATCTCTGCTGCATGATCTGACCTATTTGATCATGTACTCGGATGCAACTCCGCGATCGAAAATGGGTGGGTTGtcatctcttctccaagtGAAACATCTGGGTGACATCGAGTGATTCGCGAGGGAGATCGACATAACGATCAGCAACAATCTTTTACTAGTCAGTCATGCTAGTCTAGTCGGAGAAAAGTAGTAGTATTAGCCAAAACACGAATCTTTGGTCCCGTCACTAACGGGAATGTCAATGTTCGTGTCCGAGATGTTATGGATCCAAAAACTCCACTCACCTAAGCACGGAACTGTTCCGGATCATTAACCCTAGTTGTTCCCGGCGTCAAAGCGTCAATCTGGCGCTCACCTACGCTATTGCTATTACTCCAGCATCTTTATACTCTCCTGAAAATCCAGGGCTCTGGAATATGACGAGTACGTCGGTCCCATGGCTTCAGCTGCAGGATCATGCATTTCGCGAGACAAAGACCTACCGTCGTAAGCACTCTATTCCCCTGAATTAAGAATCGTCCGGTGGCGTAGTTGGTTCCCCCCCTGCAATGCCAAAGCTAATGCAAATCCGCTCATGGGTCCCTAAATCGGATTAGATCTAAGCTATAACTTATCTGGCCGAACGAACCGAACCCCTCCGTCTCGGCAACGAGGCGAGGTACGGGCTTTTACGAGTCCACAGAAAAGTTCTCTTCTACCGTTGGTTCTAGGGTCTTTAGTCAACGACCCTGCCTTCGCCTCGGGGTAATATTCCCATTAGAGATGTAAGCGTACTCGCTCCAATTGATAAGCCCTAGGACAAGATCCATGGGCTGGCCCTGAACGATTATGCGTGGCAATCCTTGACCTGGAAATGCAGGAGAAGGGGAAATGTCCAAGGGGATGATACAGTAGTATATAGCTCATCACATTTCTGCATCCAAGACACTCTTCACTCACTGGTCCTTCAAGCCATAAACCGGTGCTGCAAAGAAGATCCCTGCCCTTTCTTTTCgtcccttctttctcttgtcAAGGTTGCCATCATGCGTGCTGGTTTCATCTCCCTCCTGGCCCTCAACGCCGCCGGCGTTTTGGCTGCCCCGCAAGCCACCACCGTTGACTCGTCTGCACCCGAGGTCACCAACCTCGATCAGCTCGCtgatcttgctgctgctgcgtaTGAGACTGCCCAGGACCTCGCTGGGGATAAAACCAAGCGTGCCAGCACCTGCAGCTGGAGCAACGTCCGTGTTCGGCGAGAATGGTAAGCTGGCCGTCCTTCTACAGCAGCATATTCTCTAACATCTGCTACAGGGGCGCCCTCTctaagaaagagaagaagtcttACATCGACGCTGTCAAGTGTCTCCAGTCCAAGCCTTCCAAGTCTCCTGCGTCTTTCGCTGCTGGTGCCAAGACGCGTTTCGATGACTGGGTTGCTGTGCATCTGAACCAGACTCAGACGATCCACTACACTGGCAACTTCCTCACATGGCACCGTTACTTCACTTGGTTGTATGAGGAGGCTCTTCGAAACGAATGTGGCTACAAGGGAACTCAGCCTGTAAGTAAAGTCACAACGCTACTGAACTACTCTCACTAATATTCTGATAGTACTGGGACTGGGCTCTCACTGCCCTCAGCGGCCTCAACAAGTCTCCTGTCTTCGATGGCAGTGACTTGTCGCTCTCTGGTGACGGTGAATTCATCCCTAACGAGCCTGATATTGTTCTCGGTGCCTCAAGTGGTCTCCCCCCCGTCTACCTTGCCGCTGGCTCTGGCGGCGGCTGTGTCAAGTCTGGACCTTTCAAGGACATGAAGGTGAATCTGGGCCCTGCCGCTCTTGACCTCCCCGGCGGTGGTGTCGCTGCCAACCCCAACCCTCTGGACTACAACCCTCGCTGCTTGAAGCGCGATCTGAGCGACTCTGTCAACAAGCGTTTCGCTAACGCTACATCtgttctcaacaacatcctcaagcccaagactGTTCTGGACTtccagatgcagatgcagggtGTTCCCGGCACTGGCGACATTGGTATCCACGGAGGTGGTCACTACTCTCTCGGTGGTGACCCCGGTCGAGATGTCTTCACTTCTCCCGGTGATCCTGCTTTCTACCTACACCACTCCATGATTGATCGCGTCTGGTGGATCTGGCAGATGCTTAACCCCAAGGAGCGTGTCAACGGCAAGAATGCCGTGCAGGGCACAAATACTTTTCTCAACATGCCTCCCAGTGCTGATACTACACTTGAGGATTATGTCAACATTGGTTGGGTTGGACCTGAGCGACAGATCAAGGATCTGATGAGCACGCTTTCCGGACCATTCTGCTACGTCTACCTGTAGACAATAGCAGAATGGTATCAAGTACATAGCACGTattcatcttcatccgcTAAGCGTTCTCATTATTAGACAATAGACTTTAATGCTGTCGATTGAATTCTATCTGCGATCGTCTCCTGGGTTGCGTCAGGACCCCAGTAGTTCATCCTCGTTTCCCTGAGATCTTCACCTGCATCTTCCGTAGCAACAATACTACCAAAGACGGGGTCTTGGGTCTCATACGGCTAACTTTGGAGAAGCACTTAGCAGCAGGGTACAGTGGTATGATCGTGCAACCGTCTCTTGGCACCCGGGTAAGCGTTCAAGCGAAGCTCGTTCGAGGTCCAGACCCACGGGTTCACTCCGTTCCTCCTGATAAGCTCGCTTGCCGGggcatcttcctcaagcAGTCCTGGGTGTAACCCTACACAAtctgttgttgagaaaagTCCCAACTGATTCTTGGCACATGCTGTCATACCCCAGTTCTCGTGGTGCATCATGCCATTGACCATCCCGAAAGAGATCACGGGCTGATGCAACCCTTTCCCCGCGCGAAAACCTTGAGGGTGGTATTCGCTACCCCTGTGGCGTTCCCCTGCATTCAGCGAATGTTACCAAGCCGCCGTGGCTTTTACACCCTGGGCCTATATATGTCATCTTAAGCATTGCCAAGTTCGGGCTTTTGGATTTGTTTGCTCAGAGGAATACTTCCTAGTTTCCTTTGCTCTCGGGTAAAATGGCCGGCTCGGCGTTATGCAACCCTGCATGGATTTATACAATTTGCTGCTCGGAAATACCAAAGTCTATTCAACTTCTAACTTGTCTAAAATTTACCATAATCATAAAATCCTCGCCCGCTCTTAACGCCTAGATTACCTTGATCCAGAAACTTCTGTAGATATTCTCGGGGTGCGCTTGGGATGTTTCCTCTCGCATCCGCATAATGCTGCTCAATATCGAGAACAACATCCAAACCAACAATATCCATCTGCTCAAAAGGCCcttttggtgttttcaaTACTCCTTTGAAAATATTGTCGATCTCTTCCGGTGTTGCAGCGCCTTCTGAGGCTGCGAGGAGGGCTTCTCTCTTGATGGCTGCCCATATTCTGATCGAATTGAATTAGATATTGTGAGAAGCACGTTTTGTGAGCGTTTACCTGTTGTAGATGTATCCCATCGATGGTGACTTGACATGAAATGGGGAAAATCCGTGGGCCTTGCATTGCTCCATCATCAATGTGATATATGAAGGGTTAGTTGTTTCATGGCCCATGATCTCGATTTCTAGTCTTTGTTAGCAACTTTCTTTGTAACTTGCCTTCCATATAATTCTTACCGGGTGTCTCAGGTGGCCAGTCTACATCATTTTAGTCAGTATAGGTATTTTGCCAACTTCCATACACTTACATGAATGGGCGCTTAGTAAACGACTCTCGTTTCTCAGGTTAAGACCCTTCAATATCTCCGAGCAGGAATAGCTACTCGAGTTTGAGGCAATGATAGTATCTCGTGGAGCTAGTGCATCTAGCTCTGAGATGACTTTCGTCTTGAGCTCGATTTGCTCAGGTACACACTTTTCAGTCAGCCTTTGGCTATTTAAAAAAGCAGAGTTGCTTACCTCGACTACCAGCCAGGCAGCTTGAAGAGCCTCGCGCAAGCCTTCGGGAGAATGAGTGATGATTCTCCCCCAAGAAGCATTTCTGTTGCTTGAACTTTGTCGAAACTCGTCAATGGCTTTTATGCTGGCTTGAAgttgggcttcttggccGTCAACCAGATGGACATCGTTTCCTCTACTCGACCACTGAGGTAAGGGTGTTAGCAAAGGATCCATGAGGGATAAGACAATTACTAAGGCGACACATACCATAAACGCAAGGCGTCTTCCCTGAGTGCCCGCTCCGATCAAAGTGACCGACGTCCTTGGGGTTGATGTTAGAACCATGTTGACGATATTATGAGACTGAATATGTTTGAAAGCTTGGATGTATCCTactgaggagaaagaagttgAAATAGAAGCAAGGAAATAGATGCTCCAGTAGATCTTGCTCAGCAGCAAATGATCGTCATCACTTCGGATCCGATTCATGATACCCCAGAAACTCAGTTAGTGGGTGGCGAACATCTCCACTCCATTTCGACCATCGGATCCGAGACAAAATCAGGATAACTGTAACCGAAAATTGAGTCTGAGGTCAGTGGCTTACTCGCTTGAGTTGGAGTAACTTGATTACTTGTTCCGCATCGCGGAAACTTATAGCGCCAAGTCTACGGCCTCGGTGTGGTCCAACCCAACCACCTTCTGTAATGGTACATAGTATTTTAATCGCTTGAATAAAGGGCTTGCACTTTAGATCAGACGATAGAAATGCTTGGTTATTAGACTAGAATACTAGGATGGACACTATTTTCATCAGCCGCCGTTGAGAACTTTGCTATCGCCGCCCG
This genomic window contains:
- a CDS encoding hypothetical protein (EggNog:ENOG41), giving the protein MRAGFISLLALNAAGVLAAPQATTVDSSAPEVTNLDQLADLAAAAYETAQDLAGDKTKRASTCSWSNVRVRREWGALSKKEKKSYIDAVKCLQSKPSKSPASFAAGAKTRFDDWVAVHLNQTQTIHYTGNFLTWHRYFTWLYEEALRNECGYKGTQPYWDWALTALSGLNKSPVFDGSDLSLSGDGEFIPNEPDIVLGASSGLPPVYLAAGSGGGCVKSGPFKDMKVNLGPAALDLPGGGVAANPNPLDYNPRCLKRDLSDSVNKRFANATSVLNNILKPKTVLDFQMQMQGVPGTGDIGIHGGGHYSLGGDPGRDVFTSPGDPAFYLHHSMIDRVWWIWQMLNPKERVNGKNAVQGTNTFLNMPPSADTTLEDYVNIGWVGPERQIKDLMSTLSGPFCYVYL
- a CDS encoding hypothetical protein (EggNog:ENOG41) yields the protein MVLTSTPRTSVTLIGAGTQGRRLAFMWSSRGNDVHLVDGQEAQLQASIKAIDEFRQSSSNRNASWGRIITHSPEGLREALQAAWLVVECVPEQIELKTKVISELDALAPRDTIIASNSSSYSCSEILKGLNLRNESRLLSAHSYWPPETPEIEIMGHETTNPSYITLMMEQCKAHGFSPFHVKSPSMGYIYNRIWAAIKREALLAASEGAATPEEIDNIFKGVLKTPKGPFEQMDIVGLDVVLDIEQHYADARGNIPSAPREYLQKFLDQGNLGVKSGRGFYDYGKF